The following are from one region of the Cloacibacterium sp. TD35 genome:
- a CDS encoding SprT-like domain-containing protein has product MSVTVLEKFLPENALSYLKVWFGSYPCHLKITKNRNSKLGDYRKLPDKSHQITVNGTLEPQLFFFVLTHELAHLIAFEKYGRRISPHGAEWKQTFREMLLESITVYAEDLRPIIQKFSKSPKANFMASPDLVKYFHVPEEDELLYLESLMVGDVFVLKNKVFVIEETTKKRYLCRNLKSGLRYKVNTLARVKKMNNHYEKK; this is encoded by the coding sequence ATGTCTGTAACGGTTTTAGAAAAATTTTTGCCAGAAAATGCTCTTTCTTATCTCAAAGTTTGGTTTGGGAGTTATCCTTGTCATCTTAAGATTACCAAAAACAGAAACAGCAAACTAGGAGATTACCGAAAATTGCCCGATAAATCTCACCAGATTACAGTAAATGGAACCCTAGAACCGCAATTGTTTTTCTTTGTGCTTACACATGAGTTGGCGCACCTGATTGCTTTTGAAAAATATGGCAGAAGAATCTCTCCTCACGGAGCAGAGTGGAAGCAAACTTTTAGAGAGATGCTACTAGAAAGCATTACAGTTTATGCAGAAGATTTGCGCCCCATAATTCAGAAATTTTCAAAATCTCCGAAAGCTAATTTTATGGCTTCGCCAGATTTGGTAAAGTATTTCCATGTGCCAGAAGAAGATGAGTTGCTCTACCTAGAAAGCCTTATGGTAGGGGATGTTTTTGTCCTTAAAAATAAAGTTTTCGTAATAGAAGAAACAACAAAAAAGCGCTATCTTTGCCGTAATTTAAAATCAGGGCTTAGGTATAAGGTAAATACATTAGCTCGGGTAAAAAAAATGAATAATCATTATGAAAAAAAATAA
- a CDS encoding mannose-1-phosphate guanylyltransferase: protein MKKNNYCVIMAGGIGSRFWPMSTQKFPKQFQDILGTGRTMIQQTFDRIKQIVPTENIYVITNQEYVELSHHQLPEIPLENIVGEPVMKNTAACNIYMVNKIADRDPQANVIVLPADHLILKENTFLEKVELAFDIASKHDYLITLGITPTRPDTGYGYIQFMEKKEDDFFKVKTFTEKPSLEIAKAFLESGDFLWNAGIFVWNVKSIHKAFQEFLPEMTHEFDTCEYNNDKESVCIETIYPKVEKISIDNGILEKAKNVYVIPADLGWSDLGTWTSVYENAEKDENNNAVKSKHVLTYNSKGNIIRLRNNNKAAIIDGLENYIVVDTEKALLICPISNDQLIKDYVLDLKNFKKGEKFM from the coding sequence ATGAAAAAAAATAACTACTGCGTAATTATGGCGGGAGGTATTGGCAGCAGATTTTGGCCGATGTCTACTCAGAAATTTCCGAAGCAGTTTCAAGATATTTTAGGAACGGGAAGAACCATGATTCAGCAAACTTTTGACCGAATTAAGCAAATTGTTCCCACTGAAAACATATACGTTATTACCAATCAAGAGTACGTAGAACTGTCACATCATCAGTTGCCAGAGATTCCCCTAGAAAATATTGTTGGCGAGCCTGTAATGAAAAATACAGCAGCCTGTAATATCTATATGGTTAATAAAATTGCAGATAGAGACCCACAAGCAAATGTGATTGTTTTACCGGCTGATCATCTTATTTTAAAAGAAAATACTTTTTTAGAAAAGGTTGAATTGGCTTTTGATATAGCAAGCAAGCATGATTATCTTATCACACTAGGAATTACACCAACTCGTCCTGATACAGGGTATGGTTACATACAGTTCATGGAGAAAAAAGAGGATGATTTTTTCAAAGTAAAAACCTTTACCGAAAAGCCTAGTTTAGAAATTGCCAAAGCTTTTTTAGAAAGTGGAGATTTTCTTTGGAATGCAGGAATTTTTGTATGGAATGTAAAATCTATTCACAAGGCTTTCCAAGAGTTTTTACCAGAAATGACACATGAATTTGACACATGTGAATATAATAATGATAAAGAGTCTGTTTGTATAGAAACTATTTATCCAAAAGTAGAAAAAATCTCTATAGACAATGGAATTTTAGAAAAAGCGAAAAACGTATACGTAATACCAGCTGATTTAGGGTGGAGTGATTTAGGAACTTGGACTTCTGTATACGAAAACGCAGAAAAAGATGAGAACAATAATGCGGTAAAATCTAAGCATGTTCTTACCTATAATTCTAAAGGAAACATCATAAGACTTAGAAATAACAATAAAGCAGCTATTATTGACGGTTTAGAGAACTATATTGTGGTAGATACTGAGAAAGCTCTTCTGATTTGCCCAATTAGTAATGACCAGTTGATTAAAGACTACGTTTTAGATTTGAAAAACTTTAAAAAAGGAGAAAAATTCATGTAA
- a CDS encoding TolC family protein, with protein sequence MKKIFSLVLLSAFSLGFSQKKWSLQECVDYAVKNNLQVISNQYNADIQSKNLDISKRQKLPSVSGSFNNNMSFGTTQGFQGSIGRNDNFNNSASVGANMLMYNNGRLQKSAEKSQYDLEASMLDAERVKNDISLQIAQQYLQVLLNKEVKKITDEAVANAEKVLSRAKITTEVGTTPKTVEAEATAGLAREKQRQKSAEIDIQRSLFSLAMLLQLKDYQDFDVQEVPLPSSLEAPLNSTENIVEKAFENQPQVKAAETRILSAQKQTEIAKTAFYPTVSAFAGLNTFYYYKISPTLNPATGEEVDVKYDSFFQQYKDNFGQNVGVNVNIPIFNKGITKLQVEQAKISESIAKNTLEQQKVEVQQNVQRAYFDANANYENYLAALEAEKSTKLSLEFAEKSYEAGRATIYDLNNARNNYINAQGSVSQAKYNFIFSTKLLNFYAGIPLSL encoded by the coding sequence ATGAAAAAAATATTTTCACTCGTATTGCTATCAGCATTTTCTTTAGGGTTTTCTCAAAAGAAATGGAGTTTACAAGAATGTGTAGATTATGCGGTTAAAAATAATTTACAAGTTATTAGCAATCAATATAATGCAGATATTCAGTCTAAAAATTTAGACATTTCAAAAAGACAAAAATTGCCTTCAGTTTCGGGTAGTTTTAACAATAATATGAGCTTTGGAACCACACAAGGCTTTCAAGGAAGTATCGGTAGAAATGATAATTTCAATAATAGTGCCTCAGTAGGCGCAAACATGCTGATGTATAATAACGGAAGACTGCAAAAATCTGCCGAAAAATCTCAGTATGATTTAGAAGCGAGTATGCTAGACGCAGAGCGCGTAAAAAACGATATTTCACTGCAAATTGCACAGCAATATTTACAAGTTCTGCTGAATAAAGAGGTAAAAAAGATAACCGATGAAGCAGTAGCAAATGCGGAAAAAGTATTAAGCAGAGCAAAAATTACTACAGAAGTAGGAACTACGCCTAAAACCGTAGAAGCAGAAGCCACTGCTGGTTTAGCAAGAGAAAAACAACGCCAGAAATCTGCCGAAATAGACATTCAGCGCTCACTTTTTTCATTAGCAATGTTGTTGCAACTAAAAGACTATCAAGATTTTGATGTGCAAGAAGTTCCTCTGCCAAGTTCTTTAGAGGCACCATTGAATTCTACCGAAAATATTGTAGAAAAAGCCTTCGAAAATCAACCACAAGTAAAAGCTGCTGAAACCAGAATTCTTTCTGCACAGAAACAAACCGAAATCGCAAAAACAGCTTTTTATCCTACAGTTTCTGCATTTGCAGGCTTAAATACCTTCTATTATTATAAAATATCACCTACGCTCAATCCTGCTACAGGAGAAGAAGTAGATGTGAAATACGATAGTTTTTTCCAGCAGTACAAAGATAATTTTGGTCAAAATGTTGGAGTAAATGTAAATATTCCAATCTTTAACAAAGGCATCACCAAATTGCAAGTAGAACAGGCTAAAATTTCTGAAAGCATTGCTAAAAATACTCTGGAACAACAAAAAGTAGAAGTTCAGCAAAATGTTCAGCGCGCTTACTTTGACGCCAATGCCAATTACGAAAACTATTTGGCTGCTTTAGAAGCAGAAAAATCAACTAAATTATCGCTTGAGTTTGCCGAAAAAAGTTATGAAGCAGGTAGAGCTACCATTTATGACTTGAACAATGCGAGAAATAATTACATCAATGCGCAAGGCTCTGTTTCTCAAGCAAAATACAATTTTATTTTCAGCACGAAACTGTTGAATTTCTATGCCGGGATTCCGCTTTCTTTGTAA
- a CDS encoding DUF6973 domain-containing protein, whose protein sequence is MTPKLVFNVLKSLSLKSLLKLFFTGFSHPIFSVLTFFATYKTYKISEKLFPHTHGLQGAGNAFRHALWNSLIMMYCCKVSSPKKALIWTEKITLMHEDLFPNEPLQRKMDLHNNKVGRDYFMQLLPTIHRQFFETSFFVDQLLALTQEIKTVKSVDETFGFELIMIDEKRETLV, encoded by the coding sequence ATGACGCCTAAACTTGTTTTTAATGTCTTGAAAAGCTTAAGTCTAAAAAGCCTTTTGAAATTATTTTTCACTGGGTTTAGTCATCCTATTTTTTCTGTTCTCACTTTTTTTGCAACCTATAAAACGTACAAAATTTCGGAAAAGTTATTTCCGCACACCCATGGTTTGCAAGGCGCAGGAAATGCCTTTAGACATGCGCTTTGGAACAGTTTAATCATGATGTATTGTTGCAAGGTTTCTTCCCCAAAAAAAGCGCTTATTTGGACTGAAAAAATTACGCTCATGCACGAAGATTTATTTCCTAATGAACCTCTGCAGCGCAAAATGGATTTGCATAATAATAAAGTGGGGCGTGATTATTTTATGCAATTATTACCTACTATTCACCGCCAGTTTTTTGAGACCAGTTTTTTTGTAGACCAACTGTTGGCACTAACTCAGGAGATTAAAACTGTAAAAAGTGTAGACGAAACTTTCGGTTTTGAACTGATTATGATAGACGAAAAAAGAGAAACTTTAGTATAA